The Pelorhabdus rhamnosifermentans genome includes the window ACTACCTGAGCATTGGCCCCCACATACGTCGCACTGACTGTCGCCTGAGGCGGCGTAATTTGCGGATACTGAGCCACAGGCAAGCTAAACGCTGAAACAAGACCTGCGACAGAGATAATAATCGCTAATACGATAGCGAATATAGGACGTTCAATAAAAAACTTCGACAAATGAGACGCCCCCTACTGTTGAGCCGGAGCCTGTAATTCTTCCGGTCCAATCATTGTTATACTTAAAGAAGTTCCCGGCTGCGCTTTTTGGGTTCCGTCTACAACGACACGATCTCCGGCCGTCAGTCCCTCTTGAACTACCCAGTAACCATTGACCTTTTGTCCTAAGGTAACAGGACGAGACTCTGCCTTATCCCCTTCACCGACAACTGTTACAAAGGATTTACCTAACAATTGCTGCACAGCACGCTCAGGTACAAGCAAAGCCCCGGGAATTGTTTCACCTTGTGCAACAATACGGGCAAACATGCCTGGAACAAGCATATGCTGCGGATTATCAAATGTTGCCTTAATCGTCAAGGTCCCTGTATCCTGTGCCATTCCTCTGTCCACTTGCGTTACTCTGCCACGCAAGGGATATTGCGTCCCATTACTAAGCACTAAGGTAAGCTCACCAAACCATTCACTTGGTGAACCGCCATTGCCACGCTGGGCAAATTTCAAATATTCATTTTCACTCATACTAAATTGTACAAAAACAGGATCAATAGATGATAACGTCGCCATCGTCGTTGCTCCGGCTGTTACAAAACTGCCAATACTTAAATCATTCGTATCAATTCGGCCATCAATGGGTGCCACGATGACTGAATCCTGTAAATCAGCCTCAGCCTGCTGTACTTTGGCTTGATTGGCTTCTACAGCTGCCTCATTTTGCGTGGCTGCTGAGGCGGACTGATCCGCTGTTTGCTGCGAGATGGCGTTTTGCGCGGCTAATTGCTGATAACGCTGCGCATCTAATTGGGAGTTACTTAACGCGGCTTGAGACTGAGCCAGTTGAGCACGCGCCGTAAGCAAAGCTGCATTTGTTTGACGATTGTCAATTTCAAATAAACTCTGACCTTGTTGCACGAAATCTCCGCCATTCACCATTTTGGCAACAATGTTACCAGAAACCTTGGCTTGAACTTTCACTTCGTTTTTAGCCACGACTTGACCGACAAAATCATATGTAATAGGCGTATCCTGTTGAATCACCTGCATGGCCTTCACTTCTACTGTCTTAGGACCCATCTGAGGCTTCTGACCACAGCCACTAACTAAAAGTACAACTAATAACAAACAAACTAAATACCATTTTCGATTGAAATTAAAGTAAGCTATTTTCTCCACCTCCAAAATTTCTTCCATTCATGCACACTAAACGTGCTCTTTCCCTCCTAATTATTGATTTCTATGTTATTTGATTCGTGAGGAATCAAACCATAAATTAAGATATCAATCATATAATCGCGGGCTTTATCAACAGAAACATTATTCTCAGCTAAAAACTGATAATCCACAATTTCATTCATTGTACCTCTAATCATCTTCTCAAATACCGGTAAGTAAACCCAACGAATTTCTCGCGTCTTGACACCTAATTCCAGAAAATCCGTAACAATTAAATATTGTTTTTCAAAAATTTCATCAAGCTTTTTGATAGACCGCGTACAAAAAAATCGTTTAATTTCAATACATTTTTTGTCATCGAGAGGAGAAAACAACGTTGACTGTGTAGTAAGGACTTTCTTGAGTTTTTCCTGATAAGTTAATTGCTCATCAGCAATCACAGCCAATCTTTTTTTGTTCGCATCTTCTAATATAGCCTCAATAATTGAATAAACTAAGGCTTCCTTAGATTCAAAATGTTCATAAAGCGAACGCTTACTTACACCAACTCGGCGGGCTAAAGCACTCATCGTAAATTTCATTCCTTTTTCGCGAATCTCTTCCACTGCACCCATCATAATTCGTTCTCTCATGCTCTCACCTCCACCTGTGATCCGCTATAAATAAAACCAGTGATACCAAAACGGTGCTTCTGGTACCAATGACTTTATTGTACGATGTAAAATATTTCATGTCAACTTAATTTATTATTAAATAAATTAATCTCGAAAGCAAAACATAAATAGGTCTTATTTAAGATAAAAACAATAAAAAAACTACTCGCCGGACAAAACGACAAGTAGTCTAACATTTGTTCAATCAACAGGATATCACCCAAGCAATGCTCTTATAATATCGGCACGACTAACGATCCCCAATATCTTATGGTCTTTCACCACAGGTACTCGTTTAATGCCATGTGCAATCATCAGCTTCACGACTTCATCCATATCAGCATTTTCTCCAACCGTAATCACTTTGGCTGTCATCATTTCGCAGGCCTTTCCAGCCATAAGTTTCTTGAAATCTTCATCGTAACGCTGTACGCCATTATAATAAATAATGGCTCCCAAAATATTTACAAAGTGAGGAATTCTGGGATTTGTCTCCTTATGTAAAAGATCTCCCTCCGTGACAATCCCCACAAGATTCTCTTCATTGTCTACAACAGGTACACCTGAAATTTTTTGATCAAGAAGTATCTGGGCGATTTCTCGAATGGTCGCGTGTTCATTCACAGTAACGACTTCTTTTTTCATAATGTCTTGAGCTTTCATAACCATCACTCCTCACTTATCGTATAACTTCTCCATTATTGTTAATAATTCGCTTTCAAGCAGGTTGAATTCCTTTATTTTTATGTTAACTTAATGAACTTATTGTCTTGACGGAAAAAGAAAAAAGTGGGAACATAATATTAAATGAATTTATCCTTTTGGGAGAGGATGTAACATGAAAAATTATTGGCTAAAACATCGAAAAATTATCCTTATCGTATTAGCAATCGGCCTCGCACTTACATGCATTTTAGTTGCCCGTTTGCTTCGCCCGCCATCTAATCATTTTGCAGGCATTCATACACGTCCGCCTGTAACTGTCACTGTGGAACCTGTGGCGCTAACAGACAAAGTAATTCAGGTTAACCTTACCGGTACTGTTGAAGGCCGCAAGGCATCCGCCGCTGTTACTACGGCAATGTCAGGACGTATCGGCGAAGTTTATGTAACAGAAGGCCAGGCAGTCAAAACGGGTCAGCCCCTTGTCAGCATCAAGCATCTTATATCAAGTAGTAGCGTCGGCAAAGCGGCTTTTCCAACAGATAGCAATGACCCCGCAGCACAATCCCGGTATGATAGCCTGCTTCAAGAATACAATCGTTACCAAAAGCTATATGATCAAGGCGCCATTCCACGCCGCAAATTAGAAGAGTCAGCTGCGCGCCTACAAGCAGCACAGGATGCGCTCGCAGGTACGCCGCCACCTGTCACAACAGATATAACACAGCCTAATACAACGACAGATGCTATTCCTCTTCTTGCATCTGCCGATGGTGTCGTATCTGCCTTAGCTGCATCTCCTGGAATGGATGTACAAACAGGCCAGCAACTGATGCTGCTGGAAAGCGGCAATGAAGTCCGTGCTGGCGTACAACTGCAACAAAAAGATCTCTATCTTGTTCATTCAGGAACACCTGTCGAAGTGACCGTTGAAAACACCACTGATCCAATCCTTACAGGTCAAGTAGAAAGCATTTATCCCGGCGGCAATCAGTTATTTCGCACACAAATCAAAATTGACAACACAAGCGGAATGTTAAAAGCCGGCATGAAAATTACAGCTCACATCAATACAGGTACATCAGCCTTTGTGCCTACGGTTCCTGCTACAGCCGTTTTTGAGGATCAAGGACTCCATTATGTGTACCTTGCAGTCGATGGCAAGGCCGTTCGTCAACAAGTCGATATTGGAACAGCCATTGGTGACTTACTTGAACTCACTACCTCTTTGCCTGATCAGGCATTAGTTATCACAAGCAATATGGACAGCCTGCATGATGGCGATGCCATCATCACACAATAATATGACGCAAAAATATAAATAAGTAAGGAGCTCTGTAATATTTACTTTTTTATAAAAACAGCGCAGATTCGACATAAAGAATCTGCGCTGTTTACTACAAAGATTTGACTTTTACAATCAAATCTTTGTAGTTTTTTTTATGACTTTCGATACCAAATAGAAAACAATGCTATCCTTTCAAAAAATCCCTAATCACTCTGGTTACCATAAGTTGTAATTGTGGTTGTCATCTTTTTTTACTTGAATTAAAAAAGAGGGTTGCAAATTTATACTTTTGTTATATAATTGTATTTAACATCAGGTATTAATACCTGATATTAA containing:
- a CDS encoding efflux RND transporter periplasmic adaptor subunit, which codes for MEEILEVEKIAYFNFNRKWYLVCLLLVVLLVSGCGQKPQMGPKTVEVKAMQVIQQDTPITYDFVGQVVAKNEVKVQAKVSGNIVAKMVNGGDFVQQGQSLFEIDNRQTNAALLTARAQLAQSQAALSNSQLDAQRYQQLAAQNAISQQTADQSASAATQNEAAVEANQAKVQQAEADLQDSVIVAPIDGRIDTNDLSIGSFVTAGATTMATLSSIDPVFVQFSMSENEYLKFAQRGNGGSPSEWFGELTLVLSNGTQYPLRGRVTQVDRGMAQDTGTLTIKATFDNPQHMLVPGMFARIVAQGETIPGALLVPERAVQQLLGKSFVTVVGEGDKAESRPVTLGQKVNGYWVVQEGLTAGDRVVVDGTQKAQPGTSLSITMIGPEELQAPAQQ
- a CDS encoding TetR/AcrR family transcriptional regulator, whose translation is MRERIMMGAVEEIREKGMKFTMSALARRVGVSKRSLYEHFESKEALVYSIIEAILEDANKKRLAVIADEQLTYQEKLKKVLTTQSTLFSPLDDKKCIEIKRFFCTRSIKKLDEIFEKQYLIVTDFLELGVKTREIRWVYLPVFEKMIRGTMNEIVDYQFLAENNVSVDKARDYMIDILIYGLIPHESNNIEINN
- a CDS encoding efflux RND transporter periplasmic adaptor subunit, which gives rise to MKNYWLKHRKIILIVLAIGLALTCILVARLLRPPSNHFAGIHTRPPVTVTVEPVALTDKVIQVNLTGTVEGRKASAAVTTAMSGRIGEVYVTEGQAVKTGQPLVSIKHLISSSSVGKAAFPTDSNDPAAQSRYDSLLQEYNRYQKLYDQGAIPRRKLEESAARLQAAQDALAGTPPPVTTDITQPNTTTDAIPLLASADGVVSALAASPGMDVQTGQQLMLLESGNEVRAGVQLQQKDLYLVHSGTPVEVTVENTTDPILTGQVESIYPGGNQLFRTQIKIDNTSGMLKAGMKITAHINTGTSAFVPTVPATAVFEDQGLHYVYLAVDGKAVRQQVDIGTAIGDLLELTTSLPDQALVITSNMDSLHDGDAIITQ
- a CDS encoding CBS domain-containing protein is translated as MKAQDIMKKEVVTVNEHATIREIAQILLDQKISGVPVVDNEENLVGIVTEGDLLHKETNPRIPHFVNILGAIIYYNGVQRYDEDFKKLMAGKACEMMTAKVITVGENADMDEVVKLMIAHGIKRVPVVKDHKILGIVSRADIIRALLG